In one window of Nicotiana tabacum cultivar K326 chromosome 12, ASM71507v2, whole genome shotgun sequence DNA:
- the LOC107829374 gene encoding uncharacterized protein LOC107829374: MAPVAPRSGDAIFANVERVNAELFTLTYGAIVRQLLTDLEEVEEVNKQLDQMGYNIGIRLIDEFLAKSNVSRCIDFKETAEVIAKVGLKMFLGVTATVGNWDAEGTTCSLILEDNPLVDFVELPDTCQGLYYCNILSGVIRGALEMVSMKTEVTWIRDMLRGDDAFELQLKLLKQVPEEYPYKDDE, translated from the exons ATGGCTCCCGTTGCTCCCAGATCCGGCGATGCCATTTTCGCTAACGTTGAACGAGTG AACGCTGAACTTTTCACCCTAACGTACGGTGCGATCGTGAGGCAATTGCTTACCGATCTGGAGGAGGTCGAAGAGGTCAACAAACAGCTTGATCAAAT GGGTTATAACATTGGAATTCGGCTCATTGATGAGTTTCTGGCAAAATCTAACGTCTCTAGGTGTATCGATTTCAAGGAAACAGCTGAAGTCATTGCCAAG GTTGGTCTCAAAATGTTCCTCGGTGTCACAGCAACTGTGGGCAACTGGGATGCTGAGGGAACAACTTGCAGTTTGATTTTGGAGGACAACCCCTTGGtagactttgttgagcttcccgATACTTGTCAAGGTCTATATTACTGTAACATCTTAAGTGGAGTAATCAGAGGAGCATTAGAGATG GTGTCAATGAAAACAGAAGTCACATGGATCCGTGATATGCTTAGAGGAGATGATGCATTCGAGTTGCAGCTGAAACTTCTGAAGCAAGTTCCTGAGGAGTATCCATACAAAGATGACGagtaa